A stretch of Episyrphus balteatus chromosome 2, idEpiBalt1.1, whole genome shotgun sequence DNA encodes these proteins:
- the LOC129911007 gene encoding glutathione synthetase-like isoform X1 has protein sequence MSLPMLESCIQYPIDDKTLLEVVPKAKDWALMHGAAMRSKSNFSPDALNFAPFILTPSSFPRKEFEKAVDLQCILNELMHFVAHDDEFLTTTLAETIKVDEFTRNLFNVYKKVLANGIQQPLSLGLIRSDLMLETCCPEITGKKCAYCCWKQVEINTIASGFGHLGPSSKAIQSFVLQELDHSDKISKMPENKALSGLCGGMIKAWELYGNPNAVIVFVIEDISYNICDQRFHEFYIRETKPNIKVLRKTLTEIHEQGKLGKNNELFIDGHEVSVVYFRAGYEPGHYHSQNEWDARYLVECSKAIKSPSIHYHLAGTKKVQQALATPGMLERFITDPEKVKAIGKIFTGLYSLDNNESGNASYEMALKDPERFVLKPQREGGGNNVYGADIPEALKSMSAVERSGWILMERIHPPITKGYMIRADGPMPPPLVDLVSELGIFGVIIGDSKTITTNYQAGHMLRTKLSTANEGGVAAGLGALDSPYLLDNCC, from the exons ATGTCGCTGCCAATGTTGGAATCCTGTATTCAATATCCAATCGATGATAAGACCCTTTTGGAAGTTGTCCCCAAAGCTAAAGACTGGGCACTAATGCATGGAGCTGCAATGCGTTCTAAATCCAATTTCAGTCCGGATGCTTTAAAT tttgctCCATTTATCTTAACTCCTTCGTCATTCCCAcgaaaagaatttgaaaaagcTGTCGATTTACAATGTATTCTCAATGAATTAATGCATTTTGTAGCTCACGATGATGAATTCCTAACAACAACCTTGGCTGAAACAATTAAAGTTGATGAATTCACGCGTAATCTTTTTAATgtttacaaaaaagtattagCTAATGGTATACAGCAG CCATTATCTTTGGGACTTATTCGATCTGATTTGATGTTGGAGACGTGCTGTCCTGAAATTACGGGTAAAAAGTGTGCCTACTGTTGCTGGAAACAAGTTGAAATTAACACAATAGCTTCTGGTTTCGGCCATTTAGGACCATCTAGTAAAGCAATTCAAAG CTTCGTTCTTCAGGAATTAGATCATAGTGATAAAATTTCTAAG ATGCCTGAAAACAAGGCCCTTTCTGGACTATGTGGTGGAATGATCAAAGCATGGGAATTGTACGGAAATCCAAATGCCGTCATCGTTTTTGTTATTGAAGATATATCGTATAATATTTGTGACCAG CGTTTCCATGAGTTTTATATTCGTGAAACCAAACCCAATATAAAGGTTTTACGAAAAACACTTACAGAGATACATGAACAGGGAAAGCTTGGGAAAAATAATGAACTTTTTAT AGACGGACATGAGGTAAGTGTTGTGTATTTCCGTGCAGGTTATGAACCAGGACATTATCATTCTCAAAATGAATGGGACGCTCGATACTTGGTCGAATGTTCGAAGGCAATTAAGTCACCGTCGATACATTATCACTTAGCTGGTACTAAGAAAGTTCAACAGGCATTGGCAACTCCAGGAATGCTTGAAAGATTTATCACTGATCCTGAAAAG GTGAAAGCTATTGGAAAAATCTTTACGGGTTTGTATTCGTTGGACAATAACGAATCCGGAAATGCTTCTTATGAAATGGCATTAAAAGACCCTgaaag ATTTGTTTTGAAGCCTCAACGAGAAGGTGGTGGTAATAATGTTTATGGTGCTGACATTCCAGAAGCTTTAAAG AGCATGAGTGCTGTTGAACGCTCAGGTTGGATATTAATGGAAAGAATACATCCTCCAATTACCAAAGGTTATATGATTCGTGCAGATGGACCTATGCCACCACCATTGGTCGATCTAGTTTCAGAACTTGGAATTTTCGGTGTTATTATTGGTGACTCAAAAACTATAACTACAAATTATCAAGCAGGTCATATGCTTAGAACGAAGCTTTCAACAGCCAATGAAGGTGGGGTTGCAGCTGGTCTGGGAGCCCTTGACAGTCCTTATTTATTGGATAATTGTTgttaa
- the LOC129911007 gene encoding glutathione synthetase-like isoform X2: MSLPMLESCIQYPIDDKTLLEVVPKAKDWALMHGAAMRSKSNFSPDALNFAPFILTPSSFPRKEFEKAVDLQCILNELMHFVAHDDEFLTTTLAETIKVDEFTRNLFNVYKKVLANGIQQATISLGLFRSDYLAHCYEGNDIKQVEFNTIASSFGGISTHMTPLQSFVLQELDHSDKISKMPENKALSGLCGGMIKAWELYGNPNAVIVFVIEDISYNICDQRFHEFYIRETKPNIKVLRKTLTEIHEQGKLGKNNELFIDGHEVSVVYFRAGYEPGHYHSQNEWDARYLVECSKAIKSPSIHYHLAGTKKVQQALATPGMLERFITDPEKVKAIGKIFTGLYSLDNNESGNASYEMALKDPERFVLKPQREGGGNNVYGADIPEALKSMSAVERSGWILMERIHPPITKGYMIRADGPMPPPLVDLVSELGIFGVIIGDSKTITTNYQAGHMLRTKLSTANEGGVAAGLGALDSPYLLDNCC, from the exons ATGTCGCTGCCAATGTTGGAATCCTGTATTCAATATCCAATCGATGATAAGACCCTTTTGGAAGTTGTCCCCAAAGCTAAAGACTGGGCACTAATGCATGGAGCTGCAATGCGTTCTAAATCCAATTTCAGTCCGGATGCTTTAAAT tttgctCCATTTATCTTAACTCCTTCGTCATTCCCAcgaaaagaatttgaaaaagcTGTCGATTTACAATGTATTCTCAATGAATTAATGCATTTTGTAGCTCACGATGATGAATTCCTAACAACAACCTTGGCTGAAACAATTAAAGTTGATGAATTCACGCGTAATCTTTTTAATgtttacaaaaaagtattagCTAATGGTATACAGCAG GCAACAATTTCCCTCGGTCTGTTTCGATCTGACTATTTGGCTCACTGTTATGAAGGCAACGACATTAAACAAGTCGAATTCAACACAATTGCCTCTAGTTTTGGTGGTATATCCACACACATGACGCCTCTACAGag CTTCGTTCTTCAGGAATTAGATCATAGTGATAAAATTTCTAAG ATGCCTGAAAACAAGGCCCTTTCTGGACTATGTGGTGGAATGATCAAAGCATGGGAATTGTACGGAAATCCAAATGCCGTCATCGTTTTTGTTATTGAAGATATATCGTATAATATTTGTGACCAG CGTTTCCATGAGTTTTATATTCGTGAAACCAAACCCAATATAAAGGTTTTACGAAAAACACTTACAGAGATACATGAACAGGGAAAGCTTGGGAAAAATAATGAACTTTTTAT AGACGGACATGAGGTAAGTGTTGTGTATTTCCGTGCAGGTTATGAACCAGGACATTATCATTCTCAAAATGAATGGGACGCTCGATACTTGGTCGAATGTTCGAAGGCAATTAAGTCACCGTCGATACATTATCACTTAGCTGGTACTAAGAAAGTTCAACAGGCATTGGCAACTCCAGGAATGCTTGAAAGATTTATCACTGATCCTGAAAAG GTGAAAGCTATTGGAAAAATCTTTACGGGTTTGTATTCGTTGGACAATAACGAATCCGGAAATGCTTCTTATGAAATGGCATTAAAAGACCCTgaaag ATTTGTTTTGAAGCCTCAACGAGAAGGTGGTGGTAATAATGTTTATGGTGCTGACATTCCAGAAGCTTTAAAG AGCATGAGTGCTGTTGAACGCTCAGGTTGGATATTAATGGAAAGAATACATCCTCCAATTACCAAAGGTTATATGATTCGTGCAGATGGACCTATGCCACCACCATTGGTCGATCTAGTTTCAGAACTTGGAATTTTCGGTGTTATTATTGGTGACTCAAAAACTATAACTACAAATTATCAAGCAGGTCATATGCTTAGAACGAAGCTTTCAACAGCCAATGAAGGTGGGGTTGCAGCTGGTCTGGGAGCCCTTGACAGTCCTTATTTATTGGATAATTGTTgttaa
- the LOC129911008 gene encoding serine--tRNA ligase, mitochondrial has product MFALQNIRISKYFLPLNSLLISHSRNLDYLHQIDVNPAAKCDATIQHELDSCEKNAILRKHRNNVPAIRTILENLNATHLSQTEIQKLQKSLQLELLKLPNKTHPRVLNYGDDPKELSRYNKQTEFTFKPKEFSELATKANLFRMDHLGNFTGHKSYYLMGAAAEMEHALTEYFLTKLKSVGFRLMSVPDILPKEVIEGCGMQTSGERTQVYKLNSGKCLSGTSEMALAGFFANKIFDEEELPIKVTSVSRCYRAETSGLHEEKGMYRVHQFTKVEMFSVCAEEKSEEMLESFKNIEISLFDKLGIHFKLLDMPPSELGAPAYQKYDIESWMPGRQMWGEISSCSNCTDYQAKRLNIRYRTANNEIKYAHTVNGTAGAIPRLLITLFENNQLENGAIRVPTELRKYINNIEEIKKEKRLPELKLVKHISSPKVTDT; this is encoded by the exons ATGTTTGCTTTGCAAAATATcagaatttcaaaatatttccttCCTCTTAATTCTCTTTTAATATCCCATTCAAGAAACTTGGATTATTTACATCAAATCGATGTAAATCCTGCAGCAAAGTGTGATGCAACTATTCAACACGAACTTGATAGTTGTGAGAAAAATGCTATTCTCCGAAAACATCGCAACAATGTACCTGCTATCCGGACAAttttagaaaatctaaatgCAACTCATTTATCACAAACTGAAATCCAGAAATTACAAAAATCCCTTCAATTAGAATTGCTTAAACTACCCAATAAAACTCATCCCAGAGTACTTAACTATGGCGACGATCCAAAAGAACTATCAAGATACAATAAGCAAACTGAATTTACATTTAAACCAAAAGAATTTTCAGAGTTAGCAACAAAAGCAAATTTATTTCGCATGGATCATCTGGGCAATTTTACCGGCCATAAAAGTTATTACCTAATGGGAGCTGCTGCTGAAATGGAACATGCACTTACCGAATATTTCTTGACAAAACTTAAATCGGTCGGTTTCCGGTTGATGTCGGTGCCAGATATACTTCCAAAAGAGGTTATTGAGGGATGTGGCATGCAAACATCTGGCGAGCGAACGCAA GTTTACAAGTTAAACTCTGGAAAGTGCCTATCAGGAACTTCCGAAATGGCTTTAGCTGGATTTTTTGCCAATAAAATATTTGACGAGGAGGAACTTCCAATAAAAGTTACATCAGTAAGCAGATGTTATCGTGCTGAAACTTCTGGCTTACACGAAGAGAAAGGAATGTACAG GGTACATCAGTTCACCAAAGTCGAAATGTTTTCAGTTTGTGCCGAAGAAAAATCGGAGGAAATGTTGGAATCGtttaaaaatatcgaaataagtTTATTCGACAAACTTGGCATTCACTTTAAACTTCTTGATATGCCACCTTCTGAGTTAGGTGCGCCGGCATATCAAAAATACGATATAGAATCATGGATGCCTGGAAGACAAATGTGGGGTGAGATTTCAAGCTGTAGCAACTGTACAGATTACCAAGCGAAACGGTTAAATATTCGCTATCGTACAGCTAATAATGAAATCAAATATGCACATACGGTAAATGGAACTGCCGGAGCTATACCTCGACTTTTGATAaccttatttgaaaataatcaaTTGGAAAATGGAGCAATACGAGTGCCAACAGAGCTacgaaaatatataaataatattgaagaaattaaaaaggAAAAACGACTGCCGGAGCTGAAGTTAGTTAAGCACATATCCTCCCCTAAAGTTACTGAcacataa
- the LOC129911010 gene encoding casein kinase I gives MEKLRQMKDRGSSEIIIGGKYRVIRKIGSGSFGDIYLGMSIQCGEEVAIKIESTNARHPQLLYEYKLYRVLSGGVGIPRIRYYGHEKSFNTLVMDLLGPSLEDLFNFCTRHFTIKTVLMLVDQMIGRLEFIHLKCFIHRDIKPDNFLMGIGRHCNKLFLIDFGLAKKYRDPRTRVHIPYREDKNLTGTARYASINAHLGIEQSRRDDMESLGYVMMYFNRGVLPWQGMKATNKKQKYEKISEKKMSTPIEVLCKGFPAEFSMYLNYCRSLRFEEQPDYMYLRQLFRILFRTLNHQYDYIYDWTMLKQKTHQGPANAAIPQGTAEPRNERDKEKEKQSGKTMLSD, from the exons gTAGCGGTTCATTCGGTGACATCTACCTTGGTATGAGCATACAATGCGGTGAAGAGGTAGCCATCAAAATAGAAAGTACCAATGCTCGTCATCCACAGTTGCTCTACGAATATAAATTGTATCGTGTTTTGAGCGGTGGTGTTGGTATACCACGTATTCGGTACTATGGGCACGAGAAAAGCTTTAACACCTTGGTTATGGATCTATTGGGACCATCTCTCGAAGATCTTTTCAACTTTTGCACACGTCATTTTACAATCAAAACCGTTCTCATGCTGGTTGACCAGATGATCGGTCGCCTGGAATTTATacatttgaaatgttttattCATCGTGATATTAAGCCCGACAACTTCCTAATGGGCATTGGTCGACACTGTAACAAATTGTTCTTGATTGATTTTGGTTTAGCTAAGAAATACCGCGACCCTCGCACTCGTGTACATATTCCCTATCGTGAGGATAAGAATTTAACTGGAACTGCGCGTTATGCATCGATTAATGCTCATCTTGGCATTGAACAGTCTAGACGTGATGACATGGAATCCTTAGGATATGTCATGATGTATTTCAATCGTGGTGTTCTTCCATGGCAAGGCATGAAGGCAActaataaaaagcaaaagtaCGAAAAAATCTCCGAAAAAAAGATGTCAACTCCGATCGAGGTCTTATGCAAGGGTTTCCCCGCTGAATTTTCAATGTATTTGAATTATTGTCGTAGTTTGAGATTTGAAGAGCAACCAGATTACATGTATTTGCGTCAGTTGTTTAG aattttgttccGCACCCTTAATCACCAATATGATTATATCTATGATTGGACAATGCTTAAGCAGAAGACTCATCAGGGTCCAGCGAATGCAGCTATACCACAAGGAACGGCAGAACCTCGCAACGAACGGGATAAGGAGAAAGAGAAACAAAGCGGAAAAACAATGCTTTCCGATTAA